The following are from one region of the Desulfobulbaceae bacterium genome:
- the hypF gene encoding carbamoyltransferase HypF, whose translation MDANPQATVTLEILGLVQGVGFRPFIYSLAKTYGLTGHVKNTPSGVLIEAAGNLTSLKQFIADIPIKAPTAALVQSINYTYHDITDKHPTPSFSILESSADGTRTVFIPPDMDMCDQCHTALFEPSGRRYLYPFINCTNCGPRYTLILDLPYDRAFTSMNSFELCPQCSAEYCDPENRRFHAQPNACRQCGPQMQIIKADGTPCAGESSPVQLAAFHLSQGSILAIKGVGGFHLAVDANNCSAIERLRARKGRPDKPLALMARNIKAITAFAQVSSAEEKLLNSRQKPIVLLRKKVPFFLPDTIAPTNKFIGVMLPYSPIHHLLFHNAPYDSLVMTSGNLSEEPIVKNNEEALAKLSAVADYFLLHNRNIVTSNDDSVVYVQRDSPVFLRRSRSYAPAPITLDFNAAHTLAVGGALKNALCITKDYHYFLSQHIGDLGHYESTQHFVSIASNLQHMLNAKPNLVVHDLHPDYYSTRFALALGLPCVAVQHHHAHAVSCMAENNLQGPVIGIILDGTGFGADGTIWGGEILTATHAGFERSAHFESIALPGGDAAVREPWRMAISYLLHAYDHDLPSINLKLLQNHKTEVHLITQMITKGINSPLTSSCGRLFDAVSAILNLREHITFEGQAAIALEMIASELAHPPYPFFIGFNSDHKNLMLSFKETITEIVNDIGNDIEPSIISKRFHETIAEAVTIACKKIRSNNGIREIVLSGG comes from the coding sequence ATGGATGCCAACCCTCAAGCCACAGTTACCCTTGAAATACTGGGACTGGTTCAAGGAGTTGGCTTCCGCCCCTTCATCTACTCACTAGCAAAGACGTATGGGCTTACCGGTCACGTCAAAAACACCCCCTCAGGGGTCTTAATTGAGGCTGCCGGCAACCTTACATCGCTAAAACAATTCATTGCCGATATACCCATAAAAGCTCCAACTGCTGCACTCGTTCAATCAATTAACTACACCTATCACGATATCACAGACAAACACCCAACGCCGTCTTTCTCGATACTGGAAAGTTCAGCCGATGGCACGCGCACGGTCTTTATACCTCCAGACATGGATATGTGCGACCAATGCCATACTGCACTCTTTGAACCCAGTGGCAGGCGCTATCTGTATCCATTTATAAACTGTACCAACTGCGGACCTCGATACACACTTATCCTCGACCTTCCATACGATCGAGCCTTCACCAGCATGAACTCCTTCGAGCTTTGCCCACAATGTTCTGCCGAATACTGCGACCCTGAAAACCGCCGCTTTCATGCCCAACCTAATGCCTGCCGGCAATGCGGCCCTCAAATGCAGATCATAAAGGCAGACGGCACTCCTTGTGCTGGAGAATCATCTCCTGTTCAACTAGCAGCATTTCATCTCAGCCAAGGCAGTATTCTCGCCATTAAAGGCGTTGGCGGTTTTCATCTGGCGGTTGATGCCAATAATTGCTCAGCAATTGAGCGCCTTCGAGCCAGAAAAGGACGTCCGGATAAACCATTGGCCCTCATGGCCCGTAACATTAAAGCTATAACAGCCTTTGCACAGGTCAGCAGCGCAGAGGAAAAGCTCCTTAATTCCAGACAGAAACCGATAGTTCTTCTCAGGAAGAAAGTTCCATTTTTCCTGCCTGACACTATCGCCCCAACAAATAAGTTCATTGGGGTTATGTTGCCATATTCCCCAATACACCATCTACTTTTTCATAACGCTCCGTATGACTCACTGGTTATGACAAGTGGAAATCTTTCAGAAGAACCAATCGTCAAAAATAATGAAGAGGCACTTGCCAAACTATCAGCTGTCGCCGATTATTTTTTACTCCACAATAGAAATATCGTTACAAGTAACGATGATTCTGTTGTCTATGTCCAAAGAGACTCCCCTGTTTTTCTGAGGAGATCCCGTTCATACGCCCCAGCCCCTATCACCCTTGACTTTAATGCCGCGCACACATTAGCTGTCGGTGGTGCACTGAAAAACGCCCTGTGCATAACCAAAGATTACCACTATTTTTTAAGTCAACACATTGGCGACCTTGGCCATTACGAATCGACTCAACACTTTGTATCAATTGCCAGCAATCTCCAGCATATGCTTAATGCCAAACCAAATCTGGTTGTTCACGACCTGCATCCAGACTATTATTCGACCCGCTTTGCTTTAGCACTTGGACTGCCCTGCGTTGCAGTTCAGCACCATCATGCCCATGCCGTGAGTTGCATGGCAGAAAACAATCTGCAAGGTCCTGTTATAGGCATTATTCTAGACGGAACAGGATTTGGCGCCGATGGCACAATTTGGGGAGGTGAAATTCTGACGGCGACGCACGCCGGGTTTGAACGAAGCGCCCATTTTGAGTCAATCGCCTTGCCCGGTGGTGATGCAGCTGTTCGAGAACCTTGGCGAATGGCTATAAGCTATCTACTGCACGCCTATGACCACGATCTACCAAGTATAAATCTTAAACTTCTACAAAACCATAAAACAGAGGTTCATCTCATAACCCAGATGATAACTAAAGGCATAAACTCGCCCTTAACATCGAGCTGTGGCAGACTATTTGACGCTGTCTCTGCCATATTAAATTTGAGAGAGCATATAACTTTTGAGGGCCAGGCCGCAATAGCCCTTGAAATGATTGCCTCAGAACTGGCACACCCACCCTATCCATTTTTCATTGGCTTCAACTCTGACCATAAAAATCTCATGCTTTCATTTAAAGAAACCATTACTGAAATCGTTAATGATATTGGCAATGATATTGAGCCATCAATTATCAGCAAACGTTTCCATGAAACCATCGCTGAAGCTGTCACAATTGCCTGTAAAAAAATTCGTTCCAACAATGGCATTAGAGAGATAGTTCTATCTGGAGGTT
- a CDS encoding D-tyrosyl-tRNA(Tyr) deacylase translates to MRAIVQLVSAASVTVDKKVIGSIGDGLLTLIGVSKDDSQTDADFLAKKIVGLRIFPDQDELMNRSLLDIKGQMLIVSQFTLYGDCRKGRRPSYNDAAAPEQANALYEYFIDAVNKLGIQTQTGQFQALMQVKLINEGPVTIMIDSKKQF, encoded by the coding sequence ATGAGAGCCATTGTGCAATTGGTAAGTGCTGCCTCCGTTACTGTGGACAAAAAAGTGATCGGCAGCATTGGCGATGGTCTTCTTACATTAATAGGTGTGAGCAAGGATGACAGTCAAACAGATGCCGACTTTCTGGCAAAAAAGATTGTGGGCCTGCGGATTTTTCCTGACCAAGACGAACTCATGAATAGATCCTTGCTAGATATCAAGGGCCAAATGCTGATCGTCTCTCAATTCACCCTTTATGGAGATTGCCGAAAGGGCAGAAGGCCTTCATACAATGACGCCGCGGCTCCCGAACAGGCCAACGCTCTCTACGAGTATTTTATAGATGCAGTCAATAAACTTGGCATACAAACTCAAACCGGTCAATTCCAAGCGCTGATGCAGGTCAAACTTATCAATGAAGGCCCAGTGACAATTATGATTGACTCAAAAAAACAGTTTTAA
- the hypB gene encoding hydrogenase nickel incorporation protein HypB has protein sequence MKVAVVKNILAANDRIAAENRQLFDDNNLFVINLMSSPGAGKTTLLEELGKALSSKARIGVIEGDIQSSIDAERVASTGLAAVQIETDGACHLDANMIRTSLNNLKLDELEMIIIENVGNLVCPAEFSVGEDCKVMLLSVTEGDDKPLKYPLMFKESAVLIISKIDLLPHLRCNVDAIKKAIFEISSYSGEGLEAWHNWILQRIKHS, from the coding sequence GTGAAAGTTGCCGTTGTAAAAAATATCCTTGCTGCAAACGATCGTATAGCTGCCGAAAATCGCCAGCTCTTTGACGACAACAACCTGTTTGTTATTAACCTGATGAGTTCTCCTGGGGCCGGAAAAACCACCCTGCTTGAAGAACTTGGCAAAGCACTTAGCAGCAAAGCCAGAATTGGTGTCATAGAGGGCGACATCCAATCATCAATCGATGCTGAACGTGTTGCCAGCACCGGCCTTGCAGCTGTTCAGATTGAAACTGACGGGGCCTGCCACCTTGACGCTAACATGATTCGAACGAGCCTCAACAATTTAAAGCTGGACGAACTCGAAATGATTATTATCGAGAATGTCGGCAACTTGGTTTGTCCCGCTGAGTTCAGTGTTGGAGAGGACTGCAAGGTCATGCTGCTGAGCGTTACAGAAGGAGATGACAAACCTCTTAAATACCCTCTAATGTTCAAAGAATCTGCCGTTTTGATTATCAGCAAAATCGATCTGTTACCCCACCTGCGCTGCAATGTTGACGCCATAAAGAAGGCAATTTTTGAAATATCATCATATAGCGGTGAAGGGCTTGAGGCTTGGCACAACTGGATTCTTCAACGCATTAAGCACTCGTAA